From a single Glycine soja cultivar W05 chromosome 19, ASM419377v2, whole genome shotgun sequence genomic region:
- the LOC114400434 gene encoding putative calcium-transporting ATPase 13, plasma membrane-type, translating to MSMPLLTNLQHIETLLNAPNPTVSASIKRWHSAFMAIYCSRAIMSHSTLKKPNKTKAKASPSPTPTPTPSFTVVDLNPHHSFDIDQTALTDIVKEKELENLDRFGGVEGVAKALQTHVEYGIKGGDDDAEDITRRRQVFGSNTYHKPPSKGFFHFVVEAFKDVTILILMVCAALSLGFGIKEHGIKEGWYDGGSIFVAVFIVISLSAVSNFRQNRQFDKLSQVSNDIQIDVVRSGRRQNVSIFEIVVGDVICLKIGDQVPADGLFIEGHSLKVDEASMTGESDHVEISRQNHPFLFSGTKVADGYAKMLVTSVGMNTTWGQMMSSISQDIDEETPLQERLNKLTSSIGKVGLAVAFLVLVVLLVRYFTGNTKDETGIKEFNGSRTKFDDIMNAVVGIVADAVTIVVVAIPEGLPLAVTLTLAYSMKKMMADQAMVRKLSACETMGSATTICTDKTGTLTLNEMKVTKVWLGLEPVLESAYTKVAPFVLQLIQEGVALNTTGSVHKSNKSGSEFEFSGSPTEKAILSWAVLELNMEMENLTRSCSIIHVETFNSKKKRSGVLLRRKVDNTVNAHWKGAAEMVLKMCSRYYDASGIVKDLDNDRMLKFEHIIQGMASSSLRCIAFAHVEVAEEELVDEEGNAMAKVKENGLTLLGLVGIKDPCRQGVKNAVEACQNAGVNIKMITGDNVFTAKAIATECGILRPNQDTDGAVIEGEEFRNYTHEERLEKVEKICVMARSSPFDKLLMVQCLKQKGHVVAVTGDGTNDAPALKEADIGLSMGIQGTEVAKESSDIVILDDNFASVVTVLRWGRCVYNNIQKFIQFQLTVNVAALAINFVAAVSAGKVPLTAVQLLWVNLIMDTLGALALATEKPTMELMHKPPVGRTKPLITNVMWRNLLAQALYQIAILLTLQFKGESIFGVTSGVNDTLIFNTFVLCQVFNEFNARKMEKRNVFKGIHRSKLFLGIIGITIILQVVMVEFLKKFADTERLNWGQWGICIGLAAVSWPIGWVVKLIPVPDKPFLSFLSKKK from the coding sequence ATGTCAATGCCCTTGCTCACAAACTTGCAACACATTGAGACACTCCTCAATGCACCAAACCCCACCGTTAGTGCATCCATTAAAAGATGGCACTCTGCATTCATGGCCATCTATTGTTCCCGAGCTATTATGTCACACTCCACTCTCAAGAAACCAAACAAAACCAAAGCAAAAGCCTCACCTtcaccaacaccaacaccaacaccatCTTTCACAGTTGTTGATTTGAACCCTCACCATTCCTTTGATATAGACCAAACAGCCCTCACCGATATTGTCAAAGAAAAAGAGCTTGAGAACCTTGATAGATTTGGTGGGGTTGAAGGGGTGGCTAAAGCCCTTCAAACCCACGTTGAGTATGGTATCAAAGGTGGTGATGATGATGCTGAAGACATCACACGTAGAAGACAAGTGTTTGGTTCCAACACTTACCACAAACCACCTTCCAAAGGCTTCTTTCACTTTGTGGTGGAAGCCTTTAAGGATGTCACTATTCTAATCCTCATGGTTTGTGCTGCTCTTTCCCTTGGCTTTGGAATCAAGGAGCATGGAATTAAAGAAGGTTGGTACGATGGTGGAAGCATCTTTGTCGCGGTGTTCATTGTTATTTCCTTGTCAGCAGTGAGCAACTTCAGACAGAATAGACAGTTTGACAAGCTGTCTCAAGTGAGCAATGACATACAAATTGATGTGGTTAGAAGTGGGAGGCGCCAAAATGTTTCAATCTTCGAAATCGTAGTTGGCGATGTTATTTGCTTGAAGATTGGAGATCAAGTGCCAGCAGATGGGTTGTTCATAGAAGGACATTCACTTAAAGTCGATGAAGCAAGCATGACAGGAGAGAGTGATCATGTTGAGATTAGTAGACAAAACCACCCTTTTCTGTTCTCAGGTACCAAAGTGGCTGATGGATATGCTAAGATGCTTGTTACTTCAGTTGGAATGAACACAACATGGGGCCAAATGATGAGTTCAATAAGCCAAGATATTGATGAGGAAACTCCTTTGCAAGAGAGATTAAACAAGCTGACATCATCCATTGGGAAGGTTGGTTTGGCTGTGGCTTTTCTTGTCCTTGTTGTTTTGTTGGTTAGGTACTTCACAGGTAACACAAAGGATGAGACTGGGATCAAAGAGTTCAATGGAAGCAGGACCAAGTTTGATGATATCATGAATGCTGTTGTGGGGATTGTTGCTGATGCAGTTacaattgttgttgttgcaatCCCTGAGGGTCTTCCTCTGGCTGTGACTCTAACTCTGGCTTAttcaatgaagaaaatgatggctgACCAAGCAATGGTGAGAAAGCTCTCTGCATGTGAGACAATGGGTTCTGCTACCACAATTTGTACTGATAAGACAGGAACTCTCACACTTAACGAGATGAAGGTGACTAAGGTTTGGCTTGGCCTAGAACCGGTGCTAGAAAGTGCCTACACAAAGGTTGCTCCATTTGTTCTTCAATTGATCCAAGAAGGAGTGGCTCTAAACACTACTGGAAGTGTGCACAAGTCCAATAAATCAGGTTCTGAATTTGAGTTTTCAGGTAGTCCCACAGAGAAAGCAATCCTATCTTGGGCTGTCTTGGAATTGAACATGGAGATGGAGAACTTGACAAGAAGTTGTTCCATCATTCATGTTGAGACCTTCAActcaaagaagaaaagaagtggagttttgttgagaaGGAAGGTAGACAACACAGTTAATGCACATTGGAAAGGAGCAGCTGAGATGGTACTAAAGATGTGTTCAAGATACTATGATGCTTCTGGCATTGTGAAAGATCTTGACAATGATAGGATGTTGAAGTTTGAGCACATTATTCAAGGTATGGCTTCTAGTAGTCTTCGTTGCATTGCTTTTGCACATGTAGAAGTAGCTGAGGAGGAGCTTGTAGATGAAGAAGGGAATGCAATGGcgaaagtgaaagaaaatggtTTAACATTGTTGGGGCTTGTGGGTATTAAGGATCCATGTCGTCAAGGGGTGAAGAATGCCGTGGAAGCATGCCAAAATGCTGGTGTGAATATCAAAATGATCACAGGTGACAATGTTTTCACTGCAAAGGCCATAGCAACCGAATGCGGCATACTTCGGCCTAATCAAGACACAGATGGAGCAGTGATTGAAGGAGAGGAATTCCGCAACTACACGCATGAAGAGAGGTTGGAGAAGGTGGAAAAAATCTGTGTGATGGCAAGATCTTCTCCTTTTGACAAACTTCTAATGGTTCAATGCCTAAAACAAAAAGGCCATGTAGTTGCTGTCACTGGGGATGGAACAAACGATGCACCGGCTCTCAAAGAAGCTGATATTGGACTCTCTATGGGAATTCAAGGTACTGAAGTGGCGAAAGAGAGCTCAGATATTGTTATATTGGATGACAATTTTGCATCTGTGGTCACTGTCTTAAGGTGGGGAAGGTGTGTTTACAACAACATCCAGAAGTTCATTCAGTTTCAATTGACAGTGAATGTGGCAGCACTTGCAATCAACTTTGTGGCAGCAGTGTCAGCTGGGAAAGTGCCACTAACAGCAGTGCAATTATTATGGGTGAACTTGATCATGGACACATTAGGTGCTTTGGCTCTTGCAACAGAAAAACCTACAATGGAATTGATGCACAAACCACCAGTGGGTAGAACAAAACCTCTCATCACCAATGTCATGTGGAGGAACCTATTGGCTCAAGCTTTGTACCAAATAGCAATTTTGCTGACCCTTCAATTTAAAGGTGAGTCTATCTTTGGTGTGACATCAGGAGTAAATGACACATTGATTTTCAACACATTTGTTCTTTGTCAAGTGTTCAATGAATTCAATGCAAGGAAGATGGAGAAGAGGAATGTCTTCAAAGGCATACACAGGAGCAAGTTGTTTTTAGGCATTATTGGCATAACAATAATCCTTCAGGTGGTGATGGTTGAGTTTCTCAAGAAATTTGCTGACACAGAGAGGCTAAATTGGGGACAATGGGGTATCTGCATTGGTTTAGCCGCAGTTTCCTGGCCAATTGGTTGGGTTGTGAAGTTAATACCTGTCCCAGATAAACCATTCCTCAGTTTTTTGAGTAAGAAGAAATGA